CAACAACCAACTTGTCACTTTCACCATTATGGCATTGATATTGTGGAAATGAATGTTTGTGTTCTTCAGGATCAGCTCCAGTTCTTGTACAAAGCCATGCTCAGCCTGGTCAGAAGCAAGGAGGACGAGAAGACCCTGCAGTCCACAGAAAACAACGGCACAATCCCATCCGGCTCGGCCACTGTCCCTGAGAGCCTGGAGTCTCTCATGTAGACCATGTGGAGtgacagtgtgtatgtgtgtttcagtgtctcTGGTGCTGGATGTTCTCGTGCCTTTCTTCTCTTTGCAGTTCTTCAAGCTTCCTTGATGGTTTTATCATTTCCCTCGATTCCTGTCCAGCTGATCGATTTCTGTCACGTTTAGATGTTGCCGCTTCTTCTAgaattcactttcactgttaaaCCAGCAGAAATCAGCTCTATTTTTGTAGACAACTCAATTCTGAGacacaatcagaaaaaaaaatctgtaaaataaaacatcaaacGCTGTGGAAgtggaaaacaaagaaaataattgaatatgtaaataattcatATCGCATGGGCAGACCAAAATCTATTTATACAActagattttatattttactacAGGCTGTTTTGTAGATTTAATGGTCTAATTGACTTTTGATAAATTAGCTGAGATATTGATGATGTTTTCATACTTGGCCCTATTTACTGTCTTTTATTATGAATCATGTTCATGTGATGCCCAGACTCTTTTTATCTTTAATTCTGAATATGAAATAGTGTTTTTAAAACTGGATCTGATTTGTTGCTGTCTACATCACTCGGctatctgcacacacacacacggataaaTACAGAACAGCATGGAAAACCATACAAGATAAATTTCATGAAGGGCTACTGCTCCAACAGCAGTAATCACGATAGAAATCCACTTCACATTCAACAGAATATGATTCATTTTTTAGACTTCTACCTTTACTCATTTGGAGACGCCGACCCCTCCTCCAAATCAGAACAGAAGTAGTAGCAGCAGCCAGCCATCATACATCAGTGTTTTATTAATGATGACAAGCATAAATTAACAAGAAAGATAAAGAAAATTATTAAATTGGCCACTTCCACTGGTTGGGAGGTGGCTCGTCGATCAGGGGCTCCCAAGGCTTCCACTCAGACATCTTCCTGGACAGAGAGAGCTCCGTTTCTGCCTGCAGACACACAACAAGACGGGAATTTCACTTTGTATACAGGTACAATATATTTCAAAATCTGGCCCGCACCTGATCAATAACTGTACCTGAGCAATGACTTCTTCAATCTGGCCGCAATTGATCTTCTTCTCCAGCTTTTCCACATCGGGCTCCTTAAAAGCATTACAGACAACCATTAATCTATGGTCTCTACACTTcacattactgtaaaaaaattaagaaatctGAAAACTATCAGAATATCGTTAATCACTTATTCCTACCAAACTGCCGGAACTAGGAATGATTACAGTTTGTCTGTATAAAAATGCACCTAGAACTGTGGAAAATAACCATTTTCATGATAAAGGCAAGACTCAAATAATAAAGTCAATATTTTACTACAATATTTAatagaggggagaaaaaaaaaaaaaaagtcatttgctCCTCCAGATCACTGGTTTTTgcagaatacatttttcagcCAGGAAGCTGACCCTAGCGGGAAATTGGGCTTAAAGCAGCGATCCGCGGACAGCGTGGCCGTAGTTACCGCTTTGAGCAGGCTGTAGCGGCCGCTGATGATCTGCTCAGTGTATTTCCTGTAAGCAGCGTCCTGCGGCATCGTCTGCAGGGACGCCAGGATCTTGGAGTAGAGGATCCGGAGTCGCTGATGAACAGAACACAGGAGCATACGACACATATAATGACCATGCACTGAATTGCGGCTTTAAGACACGAGTGCGTGTCACGACTGTCCAGCGGAGTACCGACATGATTATATTATCACCTATAGACCCCGAATGAactttaaaataattcaaattttatttgtcacgtacaaagtcatacacggtatgatatgcagtgaaatgcctttgcgactgctatagacctcaatattgcaaatattgcaagtattcaagtggaaccaatatgcaattgcaaatattaaaattttatgttcttaaacataaaatatgtgtaacaggtagggtaaaggtgtgcaaatgtgtaaaaaaaagtgaacgtaaagtgaaaatttgtgcaaaattctggggggtTCCagaattgagtccagaagtgactgaaagtgctggagtgtattagagttctgtcccATGCAGTGTTGTTGTAGTTGAAATGACAACATGAGAATCAGCTAATTAACGGATTCATTTTTCTAGGACCTGCATAttcttgcacaattggtggggTGTTGGACACCCCTCCCAAAACAACATTATAATTAATGGGCGTTTGattaaaagataataaaaaataaatttcaaaACTACACACCAAGAGACcaaataaatttgaaaaataaatttcaaAACTACACAAAACTAGAGACCAAatgctgtacaaaaaaaaacaaaacaaacataatgACTCAATCAAATACAGTTTTCCCCCATGGGGAGGGAATTATTTAATGGTCTTTAAaaagtggtggtggtagtagcctatgaaccagaagacacaggttcaaatcccttactaccattgtgtccctgaacaagacacttaaccccgagtatctccagggggactgttcctgtaactactgattgtaagtcgctctggataagggcgtctgataaatgccgtaaatgtaaaaaaaaaagtaaaagatcCGGCGTGTATATAGAATATATCCTCACCTCGTGTGGATTGGGTGACACGGCCAAGCCGACCAGGCCGGTGGTCTGTAAAACAGGACACTTTCATAATAAGGATCTTTAGGAACAATTTTATGAGAAAGATCTGTTAATGTTATGACCTCCGCACGTACCTTCTTGATCACTCCAGCCATCTTTGCTACGGAGCCTGTACGGCGCATGCATATGACGTCACTGTCGGCCTCGTTGCTCTGCCGCCCTCTAGTGGTAGATCCTTGCAGGACCGGGCGCGGAATAAAGAGAAGTGATCCGGCCTGTCCGCACGGTGGCTTTTAGCTGTGTATCAGACTTTTAACACGTTTTTGGAATCCATGCAGACTCTCAATTgcttaaaatgtcataaatggtcataaagctttaagctttagtttaagttagtatagtttagtttagtatatacatataattttcttttatgattgcactatacCCTTGTTataacaataaaccaatcttgaatcttgaatcttgaattttgaatcttgaataaaGTATTCACTAAAAGCCTGGACTTCATGGACACACATTGAATTAAGACATTACTGGCTCATTTATATGTgtgagaaaatatatataaaaatagaaCTATGTAAATCAGAAAATAATTAAGTTAAAGTAGATAAAAGTAATAGGCACAAAAACAGTCTCTTAATTTTTTTGACAACTCTCCATTTTAATTTCTAGATAAGGCTAGAAATATGTTGATAAAGTCCCCCCCCCATGCTACATCATGTGTTATTAATGCACAGTTcatgcattttcacattttagaaAGTGTTTAATGACATGTCTAGTCTGTGCATGTGGGGTAACAGAACCCCCGCTGGCCTGTGACCTGCATTCTCAGAATCTGGAGGCCACCGAAAGCAGGACGCGACTAAATATACCCAGAGCTCTGCTTCAAAACAAACGCGGCGTGATAAGGCAGAGAAGACAGGGGAGGCTTTCTCACATATCGCTTCATATAAGACGAGCGGGTGAGACAGGCAGCGCCAACCATATATGACTTGCAGTGAATTTATGAATTTGCTTTTTCATTGCATTGCCTTTCTTGATCTTCTAATTTTTCTAATCAACAGCAAGTAACACAGCGTGTTGAACAGAGAAAAAAGTGGCCAATAACACTGTTCCATTTTCATGCCTATGCAAAGTTATGGATGATATCAGCCAAATGGATGAGGACCAGCTTGTAGAATATGCTATTCAGATGAGTATCCAGGACACTTGGAAGATCCAGGAAATGAAAGCAACTGACAGGTCTGAGTTTTGgcttaaatgttttttccaaTGCTTAAAATGGCCTTGTGTTTAAAGGTTCCCTTGTCATGTgtgatgactgtgtgtgttcagcatcACGGCAGCCAATGCGGAAATTCTCACAGCCATTCGCGAAGGTATTAAACCATAACCAACGTCCACGAGGCCCATaaaccatgaaaaaaatgagaatCAATTCCAAGCCAGTGTCCTTCTCCTCATCACCCGCAGGTGACGCGTTCGCCCTCAGAGGACTGTTCCGGATCTCCTCCGCCTTTAAGGAGAGGGACGGAAGGGGCTGGCTGCCTATGCACGCAGCCTCGGTGCAGCCGCTGGCACAGGTTCTGGA
The Denticeps clupeoides chromosome 15, fDenClu1.1, whole genome shotgun sequence DNA segment above includes these coding regions:
- the ndufa5 gene encoding NADH dehydrogenase [ubiquinone] 1 alpha subcomplex subunit 5, with amino-acid sequence MRRTGSVAKMAGVIKKTTGLVGLAVSPNPHERLRILYSKILASLQTMPQDAAYRKYTEQIISGRYSLLKAEPDVEKLEKKINCGQIEEVIAQAETELSLSRKMSEWKPWEPLIDEPPPNQWKWPI